In Pseudonocardia cypriaca, a single genomic region encodes these proteins:
- a CDS encoding carbohydrate ABC transporter permease yields the protein MSDATAATTIGTTLTGAPPAARRSRAGGRLGRVRWWTYLLLGIAAFGSVFPLYWMFVVSSTDSATATQMPPEILPGENFFELAGKVFDTVPFLQSIINSLVIALTIGVGQALLCALGGFAFAKLHFRGRDVLFLVVVLTMTVPTQLAVIPKYMIVSWLGWVDTLQAVAVPGLASAFGIFWMRQHIVTTLSDELLQAARIDGASTWQIFWRIAFPIVRPAAFVLGLFGFVEAWNDFLWPFIVLKSPERFTAQIAIKALQNSFDIDLGLAMAGSFLATLPLLVLFVFVGRKMVNGILDGAFKG from the coding sequence ATGAGCGACGCGACCGCCGCGACGACGATCGGCACCACGTTGACCGGCGCGCCGCCCGCCGCCCGCAGGAGCCGGGCGGGGGGTCGACTGGGCCGCGTGCGGTGGTGGACCTACCTGCTGCTGGGTATCGCCGCGTTCGGTTCGGTGTTCCCGCTGTACTGGATGTTCGTCGTCTCCTCGACCGACTCGGCCACCGCGACGCAGATGCCCCCGGAGATCCTGCCGGGCGAGAACTTCTTCGAGCTGGCCGGCAAGGTCTTCGACACGGTCCCGTTCCTGCAGTCGATCATCAACAGCCTGGTCATCGCCCTCACGATCGGCGTCGGTCAGGCGCTGCTGTGCGCGCTGGGCGGGTTCGCGTTCGCGAAGCTGCACTTCCGCGGGAGGGACGTGCTGTTCCTCGTCGTGGTGCTCACGATGACGGTGCCGACGCAGCTCGCCGTCATCCCGAAGTACATGATCGTCTCCTGGTTGGGGTGGGTCGACACGCTGCAGGCGGTGGCCGTGCCGGGGCTGGCCAGTGCGTTCGGCATCTTCTGGATGCGCCAGCACATCGTGACGACCCTCAGTGACGAGCTGCTGCAGGCCGCCCGGATCGACGGGGCGAGCACCTGGCAGATCTTCTGGCGCATCGCGTTCCCGATCGTCCGACCGGCGGCGTTCGTGCTCGGCCTGTTCGGCTTCGTGGAGGCCTGGAACGACTTCCTCTGGCCGTTCATCGTGCTGAAGTCGCCGGAGCGGTTCACCGCCCAGATCGCCATCAAGGCGCTGCAGAACAGCTTCGACATCGACCTCGGCCTGGCCATGGCCGGTTCGTTCCTGGCCACGCTCCCGCTGCTGGTGTTGTTCGTGTTCGTCGGGCGCAAGATGGTCAACGGCATCCTGGACGGGGCCTTCAAGGGGTGA
- a CDS encoding carbohydrate ABC transporter permease — MTATLPAKQVPSPGAPKRAGGWTLPFRERIAPYAYVAPFFLIFGVFGLVPFLATFYIALFEWNPIGDQTFIGVDNFTRMLADPRFWNATSNTIRIWLLSTIPQLAIALVLAHVLNHARLRAAVFFRMSILVPFITSVAATAIVFAQMFDRDYGLLNWLLGLVGISSIDFVQTVWGSHLMIAVMVAWRWFGYNTLLYLAALQAVPRDVYEAASIDGAGGWQQFRHITVPALRPIIIFTIVTSTIGGLQIFTEPLLVARTTNLTCGAVRQCQTLTLFLYEQGFGRYEFGYGSAIGVALFLMIILIAAVNYLLSTRIRGEGR; from the coding sequence GTGACCGCGACCCTGCCGGCCAAGCAGGTTCCGTCCCCCGGCGCGCCCAAGCGCGCCGGGGGGTGGACCCTCCCGTTCCGCGAGCGGATCGCGCCGTACGCCTACGTCGCGCCGTTCTTCCTGATCTTCGGGGTGTTCGGGCTCGTCCCGTTCCTGGCCACGTTCTACATCGCGTTGTTCGAGTGGAACCCGATCGGCGACCAGACCTTCATCGGCGTCGACAACTTCACCCGGATGCTCGCCGACCCGCGGTTCTGGAACGCCACGAGCAACACGATCAGGATCTGGCTGCTGTCGACCATCCCGCAGCTGGCGATCGCGCTGGTGCTGGCGCACGTGCTCAACCACGCCCGGCTGCGGGCCGCGGTGTTCTTCCGGATGTCGATCCTGGTCCCCTTCATCACCTCGGTGGCGGCCACCGCGATCGTCTTCGCGCAGATGTTCGACCGCGACTACGGGCTGCTGAACTGGCTGCTCGGACTGGTCGGGATCTCCTCGATCGACTTCGTGCAGACCGTGTGGGGCAGCCACCTCATGATCGCCGTGATGGTCGCGTGGCGCTGGTTCGGCTACAACACCCTGCTGTACCTGGCGGCGCTGCAGGCGGTGCCGCGCGACGTCTACGAAGCGGCGTCGATCGACGGCGCAGGCGGGTGGCAGCAGTTCCGCCACATCACCGTCCCGGCGCTGCGACCGATCATCATCTTCACGATCGTCACCTCGACGATCGGCGGGCTGCAGATCTTCACCGAGCCGCTGCTGGTCGCCCGCACGACGAACCTCACCTGCGGGGCCGTGCGGCAGTGCCAGACGCTCACGCTGTTCCTCTACGAGCAGGGCTTCGGCCGGTACGAGTTCGGCTACGGCTCGGCGATCGGCGTCGCGCTGTTCCTCATGATCATCCTGATCGCCGCGGTCAACTACCTGCTCTCCACCCGGATCCGAGGAGAGGGACGATGA
- a CDS encoding ABC transporter substrate-binding protein, whose product MRLRTSPPLALLAAAALVVISACSPGSASGGGGDPKSFEFWSFSGIDQQHDVDVYLRDHPDLQVKLTEVGSTTETAQALTTAIAGGKVPDLVLIQGDDMPKFVQQPQNFRDLRESGADQMKGDYLDWVMEQATAEGGQIIGIPTDVGGMAVVYRTDLFAAAGLPTDRESVSKLWPTWDAFIETGKKYVAATGKPFVDNAPTSVFYQAVNQVSQKYYDDAGNLIYDTNPEVKAAFDTTLKALEAGISAKISFGADAWNAALPRGDFAVVSAPAWMLDQIRRAAPDTSGKWDVATIPGGAGNWGGSYLAIPARAQNPEAAWNYIKEMQSPQRQLEHFLDVGSLPTTPAVYDDPKLTGQADPFFSGAPTGQIYTQAVLGIKPFHMGPDTATIGSEFLNALTNVEQGSGNPATAWDDAVNNIRTAIGK is encoded by the coding sequence GTGAGACTCCGCACCAGCCCGCCGCTCGCATTGCTCGCCGCAGCCGCGCTCGTGGTGATCAGCGCATGCTCGCCGGGATCCGCGTCCGGGGGCGGCGGGGATCCGAAGTCGTTCGAGTTCTGGTCGTTCAGCGGGATCGACCAGCAGCACGACGTCGACGTCTACCTCCGCGACCACCCCGACCTCCAGGTCAAGCTGACCGAGGTCGGCAGCACGACCGAGACCGCGCAGGCGCTGACCACCGCCATCGCCGGGGGCAAGGTGCCCGACCTGGTGCTCATCCAGGGCGACGACATGCCCAAGTTCGTGCAGCAGCCGCAGAACTTCCGCGACCTGCGCGAGTCCGGCGCCGACCAGATGAAGGGCGACTACCTGGACTGGGTGATGGAGCAGGCGACCGCGGAAGGAGGGCAGATCATCGGGATCCCCACCGACGTCGGCGGCATGGCCGTCGTCTACCGCACGGACCTCTTCGCCGCGGCCGGCCTGCCCACCGACCGGGAGTCGGTCTCCAAGCTGTGGCCGACGTGGGACGCGTTCATCGAGACCGGCAAGAAGTACGTGGCCGCGACCGGCAAGCCGTTCGTCGACAACGCGCCGACCAGCGTGTTCTACCAGGCCGTCAACCAGGTCTCGCAGAAGTACTACGACGACGCGGGCAACTTGATCTACGACACGAACCCGGAGGTCAAGGCGGCGTTCGACACCACGCTCAAGGCGCTCGAGGCCGGCATCTCGGCCAAGATCTCCTTCGGCGCCGACGCCTGGAACGCCGCGCTGCCTCGCGGCGACTTCGCGGTCGTGTCCGCGCCGGCGTGGATGCTGGACCAGATCCGCCGGGCGGCGCCCGACACGAGCGGCAAGTGGGACGTCGCGACGATCCCCGGCGGCGCGGGCAACTGGGGCGGCAGCTACCTGGCGATCCCGGCCCGGGCCCAGAACCCCGAGGCGGCCTGGAACTACATCAAGGAGATGCAGTCGCCGCAGCGCCAGCTCGAGCACTTCCTCGACGTCGGGTCCCTGCCCACCACGCCCGCCGTCTACGACGACCCGAAGCTCACCGGCCAGGCCGACCCGTTCTTCTCCGGCGCGCCGACCGGGCAGATCTACACCCAGGCCGTGCTGGGGATCAAGCCGTTCCACATGGGGCCCGACACCGCCACCATCGGCTCGGAGTTCCTCAACGCCCTCACCAACGTCGAGCAGGGTTCCGGCAACCCGGCCACGGCCTGGGACGACGCCGTGAACAACATCCGCACGGCGATCGGGAAGTAA
- a CDS encoding alpha-N-arabinofuranosidase, with amino-acid sequence MPTSSARVVVDLDVTGPTISRHLYGHFAEHLGRCIYGGFWVGEDSPVPNEGGLRLDVVEALRALDVPNLRWPGGCFADAYHWRDGVGPKPDRPVMVNTLWGDVEENNHFGTHEFMALCELLGADPYVNGNVGSGTVQEMSEWVEYLTRDGDSPMVRLRKANGRDAPWNVPFWGIGNEAWGCGGNMRPETYADLACRYATFLHDHDGNQLYRIAAGAADDDLAWTEALMKAVSCLGCTRTPRNVFQGISFHYYTFAGDGIAKSPATEFSDEQYHRTMAKAADIDRVIAAHSAVMDAYDPLRRVGLVCDEWGTWWEAEPGTNPRFLQQQNTLRDALVASLHFDIFHQHAARLRMANIAQTVNVLQAMILTEESGDGLVLTPTYHVFEMNKGHQDATSVPVHLVDGPDAVAVGDDRFDPLSVSASTKDGTALLSLSNLALDTDTTVRLDLRGRGATVTRARILTGDKPQSHNTVSAPDAVTPAELAVALRPGALGSTELTVVLPPHSFATVELHVD; translated from the coding sequence ATGCCAACGTCCAGCGCGCGCGTGGTCGTCGATCTCGACGTCACCGGCCCGACGATCAGCAGGCACCTCTACGGCCACTTCGCCGAACACCTCGGTCGCTGCATCTACGGCGGGTTCTGGGTCGGGGAGGACTCACCCGTCCCTAACGAGGGGGGCCTGCGGCTCGACGTCGTCGAGGCCCTTCGCGCGCTGGACGTCCCCAACCTGCGCTGGCCGGGCGGCTGCTTCGCCGACGCCTACCACTGGCGCGACGGCGTCGGCCCGAAGCCCGACCGCCCGGTCATGGTCAACACGCTGTGGGGCGACGTCGAGGAGAACAACCACTTCGGCACCCACGAGTTCATGGCGCTCTGCGAGCTGCTGGGCGCCGACCCGTACGTCAACGGCAACGTCGGCTCGGGCACCGTCCAGGAGATGAGCGAGTGGGTCGAGTACCTCACCCGCGACGGCGACTCGCCCATGGTCCGGCTGCGCAAGGCCAACGGCCGCGACGCACCGTGGAACGTCCCGTTCTGGGGCATCGGGAACGAGGCGTGGGGCTGCGGCGGGAACATGCGGCCGGAGACCTACGCCGATCTCGCCTGCCGCTACGCCACGTTCCTGCACGACCACGACGGCAACCAGCTCTACCGGATCGCCGCCGGCGCAGCGGACGACGACCTCGCCTGGACCGAGGCGCTGATGAAGGCCGTCAGCTGCTTGGGGTGCACCCGGACGCCGCGCAACGTCTTCCAGGGGATCTCGTTCCACTACTACACGTTCGCGGGCGACGGGATCGCCAAGAGCCCGGCCACCGAGTTCAGCGACGAGCAGTACCACCGCACGATGGCGAAGGCGGCCGACATCGACCGGGTCATCGCCGCGCACAGCGCGGTGATGGACGCCTACGACCCGCTGCGCCGCGTCGGCCTGGTCTGCGACGAGTGGGGCACCTGGTGGGAGGCCGAGCCGGGCACCAACCCTCGCTTCCTGCAGCAGCAGAACACGCTGCGCGACGCGCTGGTCGCGAGCCTGCACTTCGACATCTTCCACCAGCACGCGGCCCGCCTGCGGATGGCCAACATCGCCCAGACCGTCAACGTGCTGCAGGCGATGATCCTCACCGAGGAGAGCGGCGACGGACTCGTGCTCACCCCGACCTACCACGTGTTCGAGATGAACAAGGGCCACCAGGACGCGACCTCCGTGCCCGTGCACCTGGTCGACGGACCGGACGCGGTGGCCGTCGGCGACGACCGGTTCGACCCGCTGTCGGTCTCCGCCAGCACGAAGGACGGCACGGCGCTGCTCTCGTTGAGCAACCTCGCGCTCGACACCGACACGACCGTCCGGCTGGACCTGCGCGGCCGCGGGGCCACGGTGACGCGCGCCCGGATCCTCACGGGCGACAAGCCGCAGAGCCACAACACGGTCTCCGCCCCGGACGCCGTGACACCGGCCGAGCTCGCCGTCGCGCTCCGGCCAGGAGCGCTCGGTTCCACGGAGCTGACCGTCGTGCTGCCGCCGCACTCGTTCGCCACCGTCGAGCTGCACGTGGACTGA
- a CDS encoding substrate-binding domain-containing protein: MRSLCRTARMRRWRLDTAPRRRRAGVTMTDVARRAGVSTMTVSNVINGRSQRVSEPTKRRVLSVIAELGYQVNLTARNLRMGRTGAVGLAVPGFAPGYYAQLADRLASRFAAHGLRLAVERTGASRSAELDALTASRLSGYDGFVLSVVAGDVTDLDHLSVDAPVVLIGERAVPARFDHVLMDNVGGARLATELLIRTGARRIALLGGVRVAEGSMQGLRTRGYRDAHEAVGTAVGNELIVSCGFGVEDGYEAVRDLIGRGVLFDAIFALTDSAAIGALRALAEAGRKVPEDVQVVGFDNLDDGRFTVPSLTTVEPGNAEMADAVCTLLLERMASRPAPVSARVVMPEARIVERETTRRA, encoded by the coding sequence ATGCGTAGTCTGTGCCGCACGGCCCGGATGAGAAGGTGGAGATTGGACACAGCCCCACGACGCCGGCGGGCGGGGGTGACCATGACCGATGTCGCCCGTCGGGCCGGTGTCTCCACGATGACGGTCTCGAACGTGATCAACGGACGGTCGCAGCGGGTGAGCGAGCCGACGAAGCGGCGGGTGCTCTCGGTGATCGCCGAGCTGGGCTACCAGGTCAACCTGACCGCCCGGAACCTGCGGATGGGCCGGACCGGGGCGGTCGGCCTAGCGGTGCCGGGGTTCGCGCCGGGGTACTACGCCCAGCTCGCGGACCGGCTGGCGAGCCGGTTCGCGGCGCACGGGTTGCGGCTGGCGGTGGAGCGGACCGGTGCGAGCCGGTCGGCCGAGCTCGATGCCCTCACCGCGTCGCGGTTGAGCGGCTACGACGGGTTCGTGCTCAGCGTGGTGGCGGGCGACGTGACCGACCTCGATCACCTCAGCGTCGATGCGCCGGTCGTGCTGATCGGTGAACGGGCGGTTCCGGCGCGGTTCGACCACGTGCTCATGGACAACGTCGGGGGCGCGCGGCTCGCGACCGAGCTCCTGATCCGCACCGGTGCGCGGCGGATCGCGTTGCTCGGTGGCGTCCGCGTCGCCGAGGGGTCCATGCAAGGGCTGCGGACCCGCGGCTACCGGGATGCGCACGAGGCAGTCGGCACCGCGGTCGGCAACGAGCTGATCGTCTCCTGCGGGTTCGGCGTCGAGGACGGGTACGAGGCAGTTCGGGATCTGATCGGTCGGGGCGTGCTGTTCGACGCGATCTTCGCCCTGACCGACTCGGCGGCGATCGGTGCGCTGCGCGCGCTGGCCGAGGCCGGACGGAAGGTGCCGGAGGACGTCCAGGTGGTCGGGTTCGACAACCTCGACGACGGCCGGTTCACGGTTCCGTCGCTGACGACCGTCGAGCCGGGGAACGCCGAGATGGCGGACGCGGTCTGCACACTGCTGCTCGAGCGGATGGCGTCACGGCCCGCTCCCGTCTCGGCCCGGGTGGTCATGCCCGAGGCGCGGATCGTGGAACGGGAGACCACCCGGCGAGCATGA
- the wrbA gene encoding NAD(P)H:quinone oxidoreductase, producing MEPVNAAIVYYSATGTVHALARAVAEGAEKAGAEVRLRRIAETAPQAAIEANPAWAQHLQEAADMPVAALDDLGWADVVLFGTPTRFGNPAGQLKAFIDSAGPLWFSGALAGKVYSAFTASNTAHGGQESTILALSNVFYHWGGIIVPPGYTDPVQFRSGNPYGTSHVAGDGPPGEVAVEAARYQGRRAVETAAALKAGRAA from the coding sequence GTGGAACCCGTCAACGCCGCGATCGTCTACTACAGCGCCACCGGCACCGTGCACGCACTGGCGCGGGCCGTGGCCGAGGGCGCGGAGAAGGCAGGCGCCGAGGTGCGGCTGCGGAGGATCGCCGAGACCGCGCCGCAGGCGGCGATCGAGGCCAACCCGGCGTGGGCGCAGCACCTGCAGGAGGCCGCCGACATGCCGGTGGCCGCCCTCGACGACCTGGGGTGGGCCGACGTGGTGCTGTTCGGCACCCCCACCCGCTTCGGCAACCCGGCCGGCCAGCTCAAGGCGTTCATCGACTCGGCCGGTCCGCTGTGGTTCTCGGGCGCGCTCGCCGGGAAGGTGTACTCGGCGTTCACGGCCAGCAACACCGCTCACGGTGGGCAGGAGTCCACGATCCTGGCGCTGAGCAACGTCTTCTACCACTGGGGCGGGATCATCGTGCCCCCCGGCTACACCGACCCCGTCCAGTTCCGGTCGGGCAACCCCTACGGCACCTCCCACGTGGCCGGTGACGGCCCGCCCGGCGAGGTCGCCGTGGAGGCGGCCCGCTACCAGGGCCGGCGCGCCGTCGAGACCGCGGCCGCGCTCAAGGCCGGCCGCGCGGCGTAG
- a CDS encoding nuclear transport factor 2 family protein produces the protein MGNTPENEVAALLDERVEACRVKDIDRLMALYSPDVVYFDVVPPLHFTGTDSVRRNFRRWFDEYEGPIGLTTVHQQVAASGDVAFAHMIHHDTGPLDAESATHEQVEDRSLWLRSTVCLRRTEQGWRITHEHISLPVDLRTMQAVLDLTP, from the coding sequence ATGGGGAACACGCCCGAGAACGAGGTCGCCGCGCTGCTCGACGAGCGGGTCGAGGCCTGCCGCGTCAAGGACATCGACCGGCTGATGGCGCTCTACTCCCCCGACGTCGTCTACTTCGACGTCGTCCCCCCGCTGCACTTCACGGGGACCGACTCGGTGCGCCGGAACTTCCGGCGCTGGTTCGACGAGTACGAGGGCCCGATCGGTCTCACGACCGTCCACCAGCAGGTCGCGGCGAGCGGGGACGTCGCGTTCGCACACATGATCCACCACGACACCGGCCCGCTCGACGCCGAGAGCGCGACGCACGAGCAGGTCGAGGACCGCAGCCTGTGGCTGCGCTCGACCGTCTGCCTCCGCAGGACCGAGCAGGGGTGGCGGATCACGCACGAACACATCTCGCTGCCCGTCGACCTCCGGACCATGCAGGCCGTGCTGGACCTCACGCCCTGA
- a CDS encoding alpha-glucosidase/alpha-galactosidase, with product MAKITIVGAGGYVFPFRLVGDLLSYPALRDSTLALMDIDAGRLERTAAATRALVAHHGFPTVVESTTDRRTALAGADYVIITFQVGGIDAFRDDVEIPRRYGVDQTVGDTLGPGGVFRFLRSVVAYREIAADLAEVAPGAQVINYANPMAMSTWYLNALGARTVGLCHSVQGTSRMLARELGVPYEDVTFRAAGINHQSWFTDFRRGAEDLYPRLRQVMTRRHLHGASGDGLADDHGDHSGADRGASVYEGGNERVRTAIMDAFGYFHTESSHHASEYLPYFRKSPELVREFIPQRWDYYEICSAHDEQGQTDRLLEDLKRELAPSVEYGAAIVHSMETGRESVIYGNVPNTGLVTNLPDGCCVEVACLVDGNGVQPTVFGALPPQCAAVNRTGVNVQELAVTAALTGRREHVYHAVMADPLTSALLTLDRIRAMVDDLFAAHKAYLPDELQV from the coding sequence ATGGCGAAGATCACCATTGTGGGTGCCGGTGGGTACGTGTTCCCGTTCCGGCTCGTCGGTGACCTGCTGAGCTACCCGGCGCTGCGCGACAGCACGCTCGCCCTGATGGACATCGACGCCGGTCGGCTCGAGCGGACGGCGGCCGCAACGCGTGCGCTCGTCGCGCACCACGGCTTCCCGACCGTCGTCGAGAGCACCACCGACCGGCGCACCGCGCTGGCCGGCGCCGACTACGTGATCATCACCTTCCAGGTGGGCGGGATCGACGCCTTCCGCGACGACGTCGAGATCCCGCGCCGCTACGGCGTGGACCAGACGGTGGGTGACACGCTCGGCCCGGGCGGGGTCTTCCGCTTCCTGCGCTCGGTGGTGGCGTACCGCGAGATCGCCGCCGATCTGGCCGAGGTCGCCCCCGGCGCACAAGTGATCAACTACGCCAACCCGATGGCGATGTCCACCTGGTACCTCAACGCGCTCGGCGCGCGGACCGTCGGCCTGTGCCACAGCGTGCAGGGCACCTCGCGGATGCTCGCCCGCGAGCTCGGCGTCCCGTACGAGGACGTGACCTTCCGGGCGGCCGGGATCAACCACCAGTCCTGGTTCACCGACTTCCGCCGCGGCGCCGAGGACCTGTACCCGCGGCTGCGGCAGGTCATGACGCGGCGGCACCTGCACGGGGCATCCGGCGACGGGCTCGCGGACGACCACGGCGACCACAGCGGTGCCGACCGCGGCGCGTCGGTGTACGAGGGCGGCAACGAGCGGGTCCGGACGGCGATCATGGACGCCTTCGGCTACTTCCACACCGAGTCCAGCCACCACGCCTCGGAGTACCTGCCCTACTTCCGCAAGTCGCCCGAGCTCGTGCGGGAGTTCATCCCGCAGCGTTGGGACTACTACGAGATCTGCTCCGCGCACGACGAGCAGGGCCAGACCGACCGGCTGCTGGAGGACCTGAAGCGCGAGCTCGCTCCCTCCGTGGAGTACGGGGCCGCGATCGTGCACAGCATGGAGACCGGCCGGGAGAGCGTCATCTACGGCAACGTGCCCAACACCGGGCTCGTGACGAACCTGCCCGACGGCTGCTGCGTGGAGGTGGCCTGTCTCGTGGACGGCAACGGTGTGCAGCCCACCGTGTTCGGCGCGCTCCCGCCGCAGTGCGCCGCCGTGAACCGGACGGGTGTCAACGTGCAGGAACTGGCCGTGACGGCGGCCCTGACCGGTCGGCGCGAGCACGTCTACCACGCGGTGATGGCCGACCCGCTCACCTCCGCGCTGCTCACGCTCGACCGGATCCGGGCGATGGTCGACGATCTCTTCGCCGCGCACAAGGCGTACCTGCCCGACGAGCTGCAGGTGTGA
- a CDS encoding helix-turn-helix domain-containing protein, whose protein sequence is MPAAASITEQPSGLACWQGRGHAMASAHRHDDLEVNLVDDQPLTYLFGGALVTIQPGHAALFWAAVPHRLIDTPQNWQARVAWLHVPLARVLDWGLPGRAIADLLQGTPLITRHSGHPGREAFTRWSADLTSTSADLRAIAVLEIQAGVRRLLRTAAPAGDEARAVPDAVRHVVAMARYITENFREPVQVADVAAVAHLNPNYAMTLFRQVLGTTVHTYLTDRRIAEAQRRLLTSTATTRRIAEDTGFGSHSGFYAAFTRACGMPPGRYRRLHRGAAPGG, encoded by the coding sequence GTGCCAGCGGCCGCGAGCATCACCGAGCAACCATCGGGGCTGGCGTGCTGGCAGGGCCGCGGCCACGCCATGGCGAGCGCGCACCGCCACGACGACCTCGAGGTCAACCTCGTCGACGACCAGCCCCTCACCTACCTCTTCGGCGGCGCGCTGGTGACGATCCAGCCCGGCCACGCCGCGCTGTTCTGGGCCGCGGTGCCGCACCGGCTCATCGACACCCCGCAGAACTGGCAGGCCCGCGTGGCGTGGCTGCACGTCCCGCTCGCCCGCGTGCTCGACTGGGGGCTGCCGGGCCGGGCGATCGCAGATCTGTTGCAGGGCACCCCGCTCATCACCCGGCACTCCGGGCACCCCGGCCGCGAGGCGTTCACCCGCTGGTCGGCCGACCTCACCAGCACGTCGGCCGATCTGCGCGCGATCGCCGTGCTGGAGATCCAGGCCGGTGTCCGCCGGCTGCTGCGCACCGCGGCACCGGCGGGCGACGAGGCGCGGGCGGTGCCCGACGCCGTCCGCCACGTCGTCGCGATGGCGCGCTACATCACCGAGAACTTCCGGGAACCGGTCCAGGTGGCGGACGTCGCCGCGGTCGCGCACCTGAACCCGAACTACGCGATGACGCTGTTCCGGCAGGTGCTCGGCACGACCGTGCACACCTACCTCACCGATCGGCGCATCGCCGAGGCCCAGCGGCGGCTGCTGACCAGCACGGCGACGACGCGCCGGATCGCCGAGGACACCGGCTTCGGCTCGCACAGCGGGTTCTACGCCGCATTCACCCGGGCCTGCGGCATGCCGCCGGGCCGCTACCGCCGGCTGCACCGCGGCGCAGCACCGGGCGGCTGA
- a CDS encoding Na/Pi cotransporter family protein yields MEVDVFKEILVPVVGGLGIFLLGLEFMDRGIQSLSVNKMRALLARMAGSPLKGVVAGTVITGVIQSSTAMTVMTVGLVNTGVLGLRGAIGVIMGANIGTTLGNGLIALPLGPLGLLFGGIFATVYCFAKTDRLKNIALAAMGFALIFYGLNLMTGGLKPLRQLPEVMAIISGLDSSTFVGVVSCALIAALITALIHSSSATIGIVMGLGAAGVLDWQTAIAFAIGADLGTTITSWIASLNLSKNAKRTAYAHIGFNFIGVCVVLALFFPAIGVLTWVMGFFGGDPGVPVVVDGQETFPLVPVAVGLFSIFFNVFNVLLLFPFVNVFERVLKRIGHTTEEDLEDYSVPKYLDRRALEDFNRAVPAMRQEVARALGAGQVFLDIARDKKGAPKKPAELHESLDALSREIRAYSAQLFKEDLSREQMDLVASMIEEADFTGSLSESLHQIARRVRREQFSPAGETILGEGLGHLEQKLSALTAAAGPGTDALMGLPAALGQAEFEAMRWRVIDAGDIPATEKGALLALIGSMERAESLIDRIQQERLSVDRAQSTVLVTAPGSI; encoded by the coding sequence ATGGAAGTCGACGTCTTCAAGGAGATCCTGGTCCCGGTCGTCGGGGGTCTGGGCATCTTCCTGCTCGGCCTGGAGTTCATGGACCGGGGCATCCAGTCGTTGTCGGTGAACAAGATGCGCGCGCTGCTGGCCAGGATGGCCGGTAGCCCGCTCAAGGGGGTGGTCGCCGGGACCGTCATCACGGGGGTCATCCAGTCGTCCACCGCGATGACAGTGATGACGGTCGGGTTGGTCAACACCGGGGTGCTGGGCCTGCGCGGGGCCATCGGCGTGATCATGGGTGCCAACATCGGCACCACGCTCGGCAACGGCCTGATCGCGTTGCCGCTGGGTCCGCTCGGCCTGCTGTTCGGCGGGATCTTCGCCACCGTGTACTGCTTCGCGAAGACCGACCGGCTCAAGAACATCGCCCTCGCGGCGATGGGGTTCGCGCTGATCTTCTACGGCCTCAACCTGATGACCGGCGGCCTCAAGCCGCTTCGCCAGCTACCGGAAGTGATGGCGATCATCTCGGGCCTGGACTCCTCGACGTTCGTCGGAGTGGTCTCCTGCGCGCTGATCGCCGCGCTCATCACCGCGCTGATCCACTCCTCGTCCGCGACGATCGGCATCGTCATGGGCCTCGGGGCAGCGGGCGTGCTCGACTGGCAGACCGCCATCGCCTTCGCGATCGGCGCGGACCTGGGGACGACCATCACGTCGTGGATCGCCTCGCTGAACCTGTCGAAGAACGCGAAGCGCACCGCCTACGCGCACATCGGGTTCAACTTCATCGGCGTGTGCGTCGTGCTGGCGCTCTTCTTCCCGGCGATCGGGGTCCTCACCTGGGTGATGGGCTTCTTCGGCGGTGACCCGGGGGTCCCGGTTGTGGTGGACGGGCAGGAGACATTCCCGCTGGTCCCGGTCGCCGTCGGCCTGTTCTCGATCTTCTTCAACGTCTTCAACGTGCTGCTGCTGTTCCCCTTCGTCAACGTCTTCGAGCGGGTGCTCAAGCGCATCGGGCACACCACCGAGGAGGACCTGGAGGACTACTCGGTGCCCAAGTACCTCGATCGCAGGGCGCTGGAGGACTTCAACCGGGCGGTTCCCGCGATGCGCCAGGAAGTGGCGCGCGCACTGGGAGCCGGGCAGGTGTTCCTCGACATCGCACGGGACAAGAAGGGTGCGCCGAAGAAGCCCGCCGAGCTCCACGAGTCGCTCGACGCACTGTCCCGCGAGATCCGCGCGTACTCGGCGCAGCTGTTCAAGGAGGACCTGTCGCGCGAACAGATGGACCTGGTGGCCAGCATGATCGAGGAGGCCGACTTCACCGGCTCCCTGAGCGAGTCGCTGCACCAGATCGCCCGGCGGGTCCGGCGTGAGCAGTTCAGCCCCGCCGGGGAGACCATCCTCGGCGAGGGCCTCGGTCATCTGGAGCAGAAGTTGTCGGCCCTCACCGCCGCCGCCGGCCCCGGAACCGATGCGCTCATGGGCCTGCCGGCCGCACTCGGTCAGGCCGAGTTCGAGGCCATGCGCTGGCGGGTGATCGACGCCGGAGACATCCCGGCCACCGAGAAGGGCGCGCTCCTGGCGCTGATCGGGTCGATGGAGCGTGCCGAGAGCTTGATCGACCGGATCCAGCAGGAGCGGTTGTCGGTCGATCGCGCCCAGTCCACCGTGCTCGTCACCGCGCCCGGGAGTATCTGA